A single window of Hyphomicrobiales bacterium DNA harbors:
- the gsiC gene encoding Glutathione transport system permease protein GsiC — MIQFVLKRLLKAIPTLLLMLTVIFVLVRLVPGDPAMAILGDMATEESLRALRDRLGLNEPMHVQYFTFVMNALTGDFGRSLMSGRTVWEEVAKVLPYTLELTASAIAIGAIFGIPLGTWAAIRRNAWPDYIGRLVSLTGLSFPGFVLGILMLLAFAVQLGWFPVMNSQATDLAQHFRNLALPALNLGLIMTAYIMRVTRSSMLNVLGEDYIRTARAKGVAPRGVVTHHALRNALVPVVTVVGLYFGTLIGNSVLVEIVFTRPGLGKLILGALTSRDYTLLQGLMIIFAALVIVVNILTDIAYTLVDPRGKLQ; from the coding sequence ATGATTCAGTTTGTTCTCAAACGCCTTCTCAAAGCGATACCGACGTTGCTGTTGATGCTGACGGTGATTTTCGTTCTGGTTCGTCTCGTCCCTGGGGATCCGGCAATGGCGATCCTGGGTGATATGGCGACAGAAGAATCCTTGCGCGCGTTGCGAGATCGCCTCGGTCTGAACGAACCGATGCACGTTCAGTATTTCACCTTCGTCATGAACGCGCTTACCGGGGATTTTGGCCGATCACTGATGAGTGGCCGTACAGTCTGGGAGGAAGTCGCGAAAGTTCTGCCCTATACCTTGGAGCTGACAGCATCGGCCATCGCCATCGGAGCGATATTTGGAATACCTCTGGGCACATGGGCTGCGATCCGCCGCAATGCCTGGCCGGATTACATTGGCCGGCTCGTGTCGCTGACGGGTTTGTCTTTCCCCGGATTCGTCCTTGGCATCCTGATGCTGCTAGCTTTTGCCGTGCAGCTTGGCTGGTTCCCGGTGATGAACTCGCAGGCCACTGATCTCGCACAGCATTTCAGGAACCTGGCTCTCCCTGCCCTCAATCTTGGGCTCATCATGACCGCGTACATCATGCGCGTCACCCGTTCCTCGATGCTGAACGTCCTGGGCGAGGACTACATCCGAACTGCCAGGGCCAAGGGGGTCGCGCCGAGGGGGGTGGTTACACATCACGCCCTTCGCAATGCACTTGTGCCGGTTGTTACTGTTGTCGGGCTCTATTTCGGTACACTTATAGGCAACTCGGTCTTGGTCGAGATTGTTTTTACACGACCAGGACTTGGAAAGCTCATCCTTGGCGCGCTGACGTCACGCGATTACACCTTGTTACAAGGTTTAATGATCATCTTCGCCGCTCTCGTCATCGTGGTGAATATTTTGACTGATATCGCCTATACACTTGTGGACCCGCGGGGGAAGTTGCAATGA
- the soxB gene encoding Oxidoreductase gives MTSEVFDVVVIGGGLHGLSAGLHLARQGARVIVLERAWTGRHASGATAAGVRTLGRDLEELPISLEAMRMWHDIEALVGDDCGFSPSGHLKVAETPEEFRKLEEGVANLNRLGYCHEIMIGQGELRRIVPALAHHCVGASYSPDNGAADPHRTLLAFRTAAERAGVTIHQRSGVDAITPSARGWTVGAGGASYSSAAVVNAAGAWGGRIARLVGDEFPLGTRASMMTVSERVAPFLTPTVGAVSTKGSFKQTARGTVLIGGGFQGGQDLDAETTPTQFANLAQMARNLIKLFPAMRDVKIVRTWGGLEGLTKDRLPYICPSPSVEGVFHVFGFSGHGFQLAPVVGAIVADLVLRGQTLRDIKHFNPRRFARTAAA, from the coding sequence ATGACGTCGGAGGTGTTCGATGTGGTGGTGATCGGCGGTGGTCTGCACGGCCTCTCCGCCGGTCTTCACCTTGCCCGCCAAGGCGCCAGGGTCATCGTGCTCGAACGCGCCTGGACCGGGCGCCATGCCTCGGGGGCGACGGCGGCAGGTGTAAGGACACTCGGGCGCGACCTGGAGGAGTTGCCGATCTCGCTGGAAGCGATGCGCATGTGGCATGACATTGAAGCCCTGGTGGGGGACGACTGCGGCTTTTCGCCAAGCGGGCATCTAAAGGTTGCGGAGACGCCGGAGGAGTTTAGAAAGCTGGAAGAGGGTGTCGCGAACCTCAACAGGCTGGGCTACTGCCATGAGATCATGATCGGTCAGGGTGAATTGCGCCGCATTGTGCCGGCTTTGGCGCACCATTGCGTTGGCGCGAGCTACTCCCCCGACAATGGGGCTGCCGATCCACACCGCACGCTTCTCGCATTCCGCACTGCAGCGGAACGCGCTGGAGTCACGATCCACCAACGCTCAGGGGTGGACGCGATCACACCGTCAGCCCGCGGATGGACAGTGGGCGCTGGAGGGGCAAGCTATTCCTCAGCCGCCGTGGTCAACGCGGCAGGCGCGTGGGGTGGGCGCATTGCAAGGCTGGTCGGGGATGAATTTCCCCTGGGCACACGCGCTTCGATGATGACCGTTTCCGAGCGTGTTGCGCCGTTCCTCACGCCGACAGTCGGTGCGGTGAGCACGAAGGGATCCTTCAAGCAGACCGCCCGCGGCACGGTCTTGATCGGTGGTGGATTTCAAGGTGGGCAGGATCTCGATGCCGAGACGACACCCACGCAATTCGCGAATCTCGCTCAGATGGCCCGCAATCTGATCAAGCTGTTTCCCGCTATGCGGGATGTCAAAATCGTCAGAACGTGGGGCGGGCTGGAAGGGCTCACAAAGGACCGGCTTCCCTACATCTGTCCTTCTCCATCCGTCGAGGGGGTCTTCCATGTTTTCGGCTTTTCCGGCCATGGCTTCCAACTCGCACCGGTTGTTGGGGCGATCGTCGCCGACCTAGTGCTCCGCGGTCAGACGCTGCGAGACATCAAACATTTTAACCCCCGCCGTTTCGCGAGGACCGCAGCCGCATGA
- the ooxA gene encoding Opine oxidase subunit A yields the protein MSGLRPVVIIGAGPAGMAAAITLRQFDIPVVVVDEQMAPGGQIWRAVTADRPQSLSRALGQDYSAGLGHVRQFLACGAEMRFGTAAWQIEPEWRVFLRKDGNAEIQSFSQVLLATGAQERPAPFPGWTLPGVVSVGGAQIMLKTSGQIPSGPVWVAGSGPLPLLYIMQIMRLGVRPAGFLDTTPLANRRTALAQAASAARGWRDLAKGAAWLGALRRSGVPIIKDVAALRAVGDGRLTAVRYRSRRGEEREVSAAVLLVHEGVVPAIHATQALGCEHRWHDQQLCMAPVLDAWSETSRQGLFVAGDGADIGGARAAWLRGQVAGIGIAFRRGCLDLDQAERHVAPVRRKLDQALASRRFLDALFRPRPEIFAPDDETIICRCEEVTAGCIRELAIGEAAPNQIKAHTRIGMGPCQGRQCGYSLSHILAAAQQRPVADIGFMKVRPPLRPISFSELAGLQSEEPAP from the coding sequence GTGAGCGGCCTCCGTCCTGTTGTCATCATTGGGGCGGGGCCCGCGGGGATGGCGGCCGCGATCACCCTGCGCCAGTTCGACATTCCGGTTGTCGTAGTTGATGAACAAATGGCGCCGGGGGGACAAATTTGGCGGGCTGTCACAGCCGACCGGCCGCAGAGCCTCTCAAGGGCGCTAGGGCAGGACTACAGCGCCGGATTGGGGCACGTGAGGCAGTTTCTGGCTTGCGGTGCGGAGATGCGCTTCGGGACCGCGGCCTGGCAGATCGAGCCCGAGTGGCGTGTCTTTCTTCGCAAGGACGGCAATGCTGAGATTCAGTCATTTTCGCAGGTCTTGCTCGCCACAGGCGCACAAGAACGGCCGGCTCCCTTTCCAGGTTGGACGCTTCCGGGCGTAGTGTCCGTCGGCGGTGCCCAGATCATGCTCAAGACTTCCGGTCAGATCCCCAGCGGGCCGGTTTGGGTCGCCGGATCCGGGCCGTTGCCGTTGCTCTATATCATGCAGATCATGCGGCTCGGCGTGCGCCCGGCCGGCTTCCTCGACACGACCCCCCTTGCCAATCGGCGGACAGCTCTGGCGCAAGCAGCCTCGGCCGCGCGTGGCTGGCGCGATCTGGCGAAGGGTGCGGCGTGGCTCGGCGCTTTGCGGCGAAGCGGTGTGCCAATCATCAAGGATGTGGCGGCGTTGAGGGCGGTCGGCGACGGGCGGCTCACAGCTGTTCGTTATCGTAGCCGGCGTGGCGAAGAGCGCGAGGTGTCTGCCGCGGTGCTCCTCGTGCACGAGGGCGTCGTTCCCGCCATCCATGCCACCCAGGCCCTTGGATGCGAGCATCGCTGGCATGATCAACAGCTATGCATGGCTCCGGTACTCGATGCCTGGAGTGAAACGTCTCGTCAAGGCCTCTTCGTCGCCGGCGACGGCGCTGACATCGGCGGAGCCAGGGCGGCCTGGCTTCGCGGCCAGGTCGCCGGCATCGGCATCGCTTTCCGCCGCGGATGTCTGGACCTGGATCAGGCGGAACGGCATGTCGCGCCGGTGCGCCGCAAGTTGGACCAAGCATTGGCCAGCCGACGCTTTCTCGATGCGTTGTTCCGGCCTCGTCCGGAGATCTTCGCGCCGGACGACGAGACCATAATTTGCCGTTGCGAAGAAGTGACGGCTGGATGCATTCGCGAGCTCGCAATTGGTGAGGCCGCGCCTAATCAGATCAAGGCACACACCCGGATCGGCATGGGGCCGTGCCAAGGCCGCCAATGCGGCTATAGCTTGAGTCATATCCTGGCGGCAGCCCAACAGCGGCCCGTGGCGGATATCGGCTTTATGAAGGTGAGGCCACCCTTGCGGCCCATCTCATTCTCAGAGCTGGCCGGGTTGCAATCGGAGGAACCTGCTCCATGA
- a CDS encoding (2Fe-2S)-binding protein, with protein MFQVHPDVLSPMVSIMINGERIQAREGELVASVLLRTEPYCARTTPVGDAPRAPYCLMGVCFDCLAIVDGMQSVQTCMLPVRAGMVIERQRGARKIAS; from the coding sequence ATGTTTCAAGTGCATCCGGATGTGCTCTCGCCCATGGTTTCGATCATGATCAATGGAGAGCGGATCCAAGCTCGGGAAGGTGAGCTCGTCGCGAGTGTGCTCCTTCGGACCGAGCCCTATTGCGCCCGGACGACACCCGTCGGAGATGCCCCACGTGCACCCTATTGTCTTATGGGCGTATGTTTCGATTGCCTCGCGATCGTCGACGGCATGCAGTCTGTGCAAACGTGCATGCTGCCAGTTCGGGCTGGGATGGTGATCGAACGTCAGCGCGGCGCGCGAAAGATCGCATCGTGA
- a CDS encoding Polyamine ABC transporter substrate-binding protein, which translates to MKALRKFMLATALSVASFAPMSAMAQNTDNVVKVAFNIADMSSMDPHRNGTRWLADWMFNALVRFPPGSSDPAKIEPDLAESWTVSPDGKEWTFKLRKGVKFHGDWGELTADDVVYSLNRARDPKRSSYAGSYAAIADVTAEDPYTVKIKLDYPLAVFMGLISNYQAGHIISKKAAEEMGDKFSNAPVGTGPFVFSEHVTQQHVKLNANKNYFRGAPKVDGILFRFIPSDSSRELAFNSGELDVIYGKREQRWVDAMRKRGDGVVDVFWPAEFRTLHLNTNIKPLDDRRVREAIATAINVDDIVRYVGADVGPKGCSVIPTGYLGESCSWKYKYDPARAKALLKEAGYENGITIPALISNSVSFQPILEIIQAQLGEVGIKVDLQVVDHATYHERIRKDASGLVLYGSARFPIADSYLTEFYHSDAEVGKPTAITNFSHCKVADKDIEAARRATNKDEQIKHWADAQEKIHENICSVPLFNLKQVWQRKKGLDYGVEFTGAMNLTPPINEKTTITR; encoded by the coding sequence ATGAAGGCATTGCGTAAATTTATGCTGGCAACGGCGCTTTCAGTGGCGAGCTTCGCTCCGATGAGCGCCATGGCCCAGAACACGGACAATGTCGTCAAAGTCGCGTTCAATATCGCGGACATGTCGTCGATGGACCCGCATCGGAACGGCACGCGCTGGCTCGCCGACTGGATGTTCAATGCGCTTGTTCGGTTTCCTCCCGGCTCGTCGGATCCAGCGAAGATCGAGCCCGACCTTGCGGAAAGCTGGACAGTCTCGCCGGACGGGAAAGAGTGGACCTTCAAACTTCGCAAGGGCGTCAAGTTTCACGGCGATTGGGGTGAATTGACCGCGGATGACGTGGTCTATTCGCTCAATCGCGCGCGGGATCCGAAAAGATCATCCTATGCCGGAAGCTATGCGGCGATTGCGGATGTGACGGCGGAAGATCCCTATACCGTCAAGATCAAACTCGACTACCCCCTCGCCGTCTTCATGGGCCTGATTTCGAATTACCAGGCCGGCCATATCATCAGCAAAAAAGCCGCGGAGGAGATGGGCGACAAGTTTTCCAACGCCCCGGTCGGAACCGGCCCCTTCGTCTTTTCAGAGCATGTCACCCAGCAGCACGTGAAGCTGAATGCGAATAAGAATTATTTCCGTGGCGCGCCGAAGGTCGACGGGATATTATTCCGCTTCATCCCGTCTGACTCGAGCCGTGAACTTGCCTTTAATTCAGGCGAGCTCGATGTGATCTACGGAAAACGCGAGCAACGTTGGGTCGATGCTATGCGCAAGCGTGGTGATGGCGTCGTCGATGTGTTCTGGCCGGCCGAGTTTCGCACACTCCACTTGAACACCAATATCAAGCCCCTGGACGATCGGCGCGTCCGTGAGGCAATCGCCACGGCGATCAACGTCGACGATATCGTGCGTTATGTCGGCGCCGACGTGGGGCCGAAGGGTTGCTCGGTTATTCCCACCGGCTATCTCGGAGAGTCTTGCAGCTGGAAATATAAATACGATCCTGCCCGGGCCAAGGCACTCCTCAAGGAAGCTGGCTATGAGAACGGTATCACTATTCCGGCGCTGATTTCCAACTCTGTATCTTTCCAGCCGATTCTTGAAATCATCCAGGCGCAGCTGGGAGAAGTCGGCATCAAGGTTGATCTTCAGGTCGTCGATCACGCCACGTACCACGAGCGGATCCGTAAAGACGCGAGCGGCCTCGTGCTTTATGGATCGGCGCGATTCCCGATTGCCGATTCATATCTTACGGAGTTTTATCACTCTGACGCCGAGGTCGGGAAGCCGACGGCGATCACCAACTTCTCGCACTGCAAGGTCGCGGATAAGGATATCGAAGCCGCACGCCGCGCGACAAACAAAGATGAGCAGATCAAGCATTGGGCTGACGCCCAAGAGAAAATTCATGAAAATATCTGCTCGGTTCCGCTCTTTAATCTGAAGCAAGTCTGGCAGCGGAAGAAGGGTCTGGACTACGGGGTCGAATTCACTGGCGCCATGAACCTCACGCCGCCGATTAATGAGAAGACGACGATCACGCGGTAA
- a CDS encoding putative RutC family protein HI_1627 (Evidence 3 : Putative function from multiple computational evidences), which translates to MLPTRLNPSPPAPDRKRVRSSQIVVFNGVAKFTCTPHRPYQPGVDIAEQTRQLLARADERLKAINAGRDAIISAFIAISDASHFDGMNEVWDDWIDPDHAPSRMCVVTKFAKEHIKVEMVFTAAAQP; encoded by the coding sequence TTGCTGCCTACACGCCTCAATCCCAGCCCGCCAGCTCCGGATCGCAAACGCGTCCGCTCGAGCCAGATCGTTGTGTTCAATGGCGTCGCAAAGTTCACCTGCACGCCGCATCGTCCCTACCAGCCCGGTGTTGATATCGCGGAGCAGACCCGTCAGCTCCTCGCACGCGCTGACGAGAGATTGAAGGCGATAAACGCCGGACGGGACGCGATCATTTCGGCATTCATCGCAATCTCGGACGCCAGCCATTTCGATGGAATGAACGAGGTTTGGGACGACTGGATCGATCCAGATCATGCGCCATCGCGCATGTGCGTCGTGACGAAATTCGCAAAGGAGCACATCAAAGTCGAGATGGTATTCACGGCCGCCGCCCAGCCGTAA
- the cmpR gene encoding HTH-type transcriptional activator CmpR, with product MNFRQIEVFRTVMQTSSVTAAAQKLNVTQPAVSKILAQLEAALGFKLFTRHGRTLVATEEGRILYTEVERSFMGLNHLTRFAQSLNQLPKGHLVIGAMPALANRWLPSVLASFLRQFTDLTVSLKSIESPRVAEWMANGQIDLGLGYVEYDHPSLSRETIARMDAVCIVPKGHRLAASSVVTIGDLEGQTLIAAGPTNRYRLELDRLLSLQRINCVAQVDTQSSSVQCALVHEGIGVALVDYLSAVDHNHLNFVIKPFSPAISRDLYLLRAANRSRVTIADQFVDHLRIAIAGANNFEFPRSTPKARHRSREC from the coding sequence ATGAACTTCCGCCAGATTGAGGTGTTTCGGACAGTCATGCAGACCAGTTCAGTCACAGCGGCTGCACAGAAGCTGAACGTGACCCAGCCAGCGGTGAGCAAGATTCTTGCGCAGCTCGAAGCCGCCCTCGGCTTCAAGCTATTCACGCGCCACGGCCGCACATTGGTTGCGACGGAGGAGGGGCGCATTCTTTATACGGAGGTGGAGCGCAGCTTCATGGGGCTGAACCATCTCACCCGTTTTGCGCAATCTCTCAACCAACTTCCGAAGGGGCATCTGGTCATCGGTGCAATGCCGGCTTTGGCGAACCGCTGGCTGCCCTCCGTGCTGGCGAGTTTCCTTCGCCAGTTCACCGATCTCACCGTCTCGTTGAAATCGATCGAATCGCCACGCGTCGCCGAGTGGATGGCGAACGGACAGATTGACCTTGGCCTTGGCTATGTGGAGTATGATCATCCATCGCTGTCACGCGAGACAATAGCGCGGATGGACGCGGTTTGCATCGTGCCCAAAGGCCATCGTCTCGCGGCCAGTTCCGTCGTCACGATCGGTGACCTCGAGGGACAGACGCTCATCGCGGCGGGGCCGACGAATAGATATCGCCTCGAGTTGGATAGGCTGCTTTCTTTGCAACGCATCAATTGTGTCGCGCAGGTGGACACCCAATCATCCAGTGTCCAATGCGCACTGGTGCATGAAGGCATAGGTGTAGCACTCGTCGATTATCTCAGCGCTGTGGATCACAACCATCTGAATTTCGTGATCAAGCCGTTCTCGCCAGCTATTTCTCGTGACCTTTATCTGCTTCGCGCGGCTAATCGTTCTCGCGTGACCATCGCCGATCAGTTCGTTGACCACCTGAGGATCGCTATTGCTGGCGCGAACAACTTCGAGTTTCCGAGGAGCACGCCGAAGGCACGGCATCGCTCCCGTGAGTGCTGA
- the scmK gene encoding N-acetyl-S-(2-succino)cysteine monooxygenase, whose product MHFGLSMRYHGYALGAWRHPDIPAGGTLDFNYFLQTAKIAERAKFDMIFFADGLAVRGGDDPPGALSHSSRNVELEPLTLLAALAPMTNNIGLVATASTTYNEPYHIARKFSSIDHISGGRAGWNIVTSWSDDEARNFGREKHLDYDTRYDRAKEFASVVTGLWDSWDDDAFVHDKQSGLFYDPDKLRVLNHKGPHFSVRGPLTSGRTAQGRPILVQAGDSEQGREIGALYADAVYTSHNDLDAAHVYYKDMQDRLAAAGRQPGSLKVLPAITPFIGESIQEAQDKYGLMQELIDPLTGLSMLFTKLGDLSGYDLDGPVPLPLDPAVRSIGRRTYELAQKENLTIRQLYQRMAAGTNSRAPMIGTGKQIADVLEEWFTTGAADGFNLCSSCLPQGMDDFARLVVPELQRRGLFRTEYTGATLRDNLSLPRMPSRYIRGAGTPGREVSSVA is encoded by the coding sequence ATGCACTTCGGTCTTTCAATGCGTTATCACGGATACGCGCTTGGCGCCTGGCGTCATCCCGACATTCCGGCAGGTGGTACGCTCGATTTCAACTATTTCCTTCAAACAGCCAAAATTGCCGAACGTGCCAAGTTCGACATGATATTCTTCGCTGACGGCCTTGCAGTGCGTGGCGGTGACGATCCGCCCGGCGCGTTAAGTCATTCAAGCCGCAACGTCGAGCTGGAACCTTTAACTTTACTTGCGGCGCTCGCCCCCATGACAAATAATATCGGGCTCGTTGCGACGGCTTCGACAACATACAACGAACCCTATCATATTGCTCGCAAATTCTCCTCGATCGATCATATCTCCGGCGGAAGGGCGGGCTGGAATATCGTAACCTCGTGGTCTGACGACGAGGCCAGGAACTTCGGACGAGAAAAGCACCTCGACTATGACACCCGCTATGATCGGGCAAAGGAATTTGCGTCGGTTGTAACCGGGCTTTGGGATAGCTGGGACGATGATGCCTTCGTCCATGACAAGCAATCCGGGTTGTTTTACGATCCTGACAAGCTGAGAGTTCTCAACCACAAAGGGCCGCATTTCTCGGTGCGCGGCCCTCTGACGTCCGGCCGCACGGCACAGGGTCGGCCTATTCTGGTGCAAGCAGGCGATTCCGAGCAAGGGCGAGAGATCGGCGCGCTCTATGCGGACGCGGTGTATACCTCGCATAATGATTTGGACGCCGCTCATGTATACTATAAAGACATGCAGGATCGCCTCGCTGCTGCAGGACGACAACCCGGGTCTCTGAAAGTTCTGCCTGCTATTACTCCGTTCATTGGGGAGAGCATTCAGGAGGCGCAGGATAAATACGGGCTTATGCAGGAACTCATCGATCCGCTGACCGGGCTTTCGATGTTGTTCACGAAACTGGGCGATCTTTCGGGATACGACTTGGATGGCCCTGTACCGTTACCGCTCGATCCAGCGGTCCGCAGCATCGGGCGGAGGACATACGAGCTTGCCCAAAAGGAGAACTTGACCATCCGTCAACTCTATCAACGGATGGCCGCGGGCACGAACAGTCGCGCGCCCATGATCGGAACCGGAAAGCAAATTGCCGACGTATTGGAAGAATGGTTCACAACGGGTGCTGCCGATGGCTTCAACCTCTGTTCCAGTTGCCTGCCGCAAGGAATGGACGATTTCGCGCGTCTGGTCGTGCCTGAGTTGCAGCGACGTGGGCTTTTCCGCACCGAGTACACCGGCGCGACTTTACGCGACAATCTCAGTCTACCACGTATGCCGAGTCGATACATTCGGGGCGCCGGAACACCTGGACGGGAAGTATCGTCTGTCGCCTAG